The Plasmodium yoelii strain 17X genome assembly, chromosome: 14 DNA segment TTATTCATCaagattattattatgaacTAAATCGAGAAAGTCCTAAGATTGTtcaaaaaaaggaaaataaaaaaaaagatatttttattgacaTGTAGATGAATTTTCACAAAATACTCTATATTAAATgcattatttatgttatcaCAAAacttttacatatatatattttttgtgatTATTTCCTTTGGCATattgataattttataaaaattggcatttattttatcacgTATTTTCTTTATGAATTGCTTACAAAATTGTATTCGTCATCACCAAAATCGTCAAATTCCGTTGGTGCTTTTTCGTTTATCTCTGTTTCTGTTTCGAGTATTGAACTGTTATAAAATTCTAAATCGTTTACATTTGCAACATTgaaaaaatgcatatttttattttcttttattattccttTAAAATTTGGTGGCTTAATGCTGTGTATGCCtgaatataattaaaagttatattaaaaaaatatatattttgttctttttccttcttatacatacatatagaCATTTACACATTCTTATAGGTCAGTACAAAAATGTCGACAACTCAATATATAAGCTTATTcggtgaaataaaaaatgattttttttttttttttttttttttacttttgtTGCATAAATCTCTATAATTTGTAACATCAAATATGTTAGATATCTGAAAAttgcaaaataaaatatcgacACAACCAATGTTCAAGGCAAATAAAATTtgagaatatatataatacacactataatatatggaaaatattgttttgtaaattttcaattttatgggttttaatttttattctatatatcatttaccttttttaaaacaaaacaCACTAAATTTAGATAGTTcgaaaagaataaaaatgtatcaaACATAAAATTTCCTAAATATCTTCCATAtgtgaaatataatatttttgttgCTAAAGTCACCATTTTAACTTGATTGAACTTTATTTAAACTTTGCCTTTTctctttataattatatatatgcataatattaaaaaaaaaaattaacttgtacaaaaatattttacctTTTTTATGGTAATCAATTaagtatttatttatatatgaaaaaaaatataaaataaaaaattataaagtaCGAATTATTGAAATATACGTATTTGTTGACATATTAATGTTCAAAAAACAGCATTGAAAAGTTGTATAAGgtgtaaaaatataagacatatatgtattatatatgcatgaaatgttatgtatatttttttaatatatataaattatatatatctttgaatatgttttaatataaatatttcgcCACACATTAGGGGGTGTATCTTATGCATTTTTACATTAGTATATAATTGCATTGTTTTActatttcgttttttttttttactgttgcattattgttactatattggatatttatttttttactaatgttttgataattataaggccaaaatataaaattcattaacAACCTTATGgtgatttttatttgtttcttttacatattttctcattttataaattataaaatttgcaCACCTATTAAATTGGGAAATGTTCTGTATgctaaaaatgttttttttcatttttcgcAATTTGTGTATGTTAACAATTTGTAAATTttgacataaaaaaatagggAAGACAATTCTTATCCTTCCAagcaataaataaataaaatacgcaaatataaatatacgtAGTGATTTTATGTGTGCATAaaattttggaaaaaaaataataactatatatatttccccCTTTCATCATTTCTTTGAgtgttttaaaatattattttgttattttcaatatagattatatttgttatattcgcattacattatattttctcATCATTATGATAAGAATAATGCTATTTATAAATGTAGTATATAAAATGAGAAGTCAACTATTTGTTGTAAGACATTGTTATGTGCATGCTTTACCAAgtaacaaaattaaaaaaataataaaaataaaagttttaACATAAAACAGAGTAGGATAGAGAAACAAAGATGAATTactaaacatatatataatatatattttttttaaatagcacatattataatagaaaaagTTGTCATTGTATTTCCTTACTAaaaagtaaatatatataatgcatgTTTATGTATTTCTCTTATTTgctgaaaataatatatatatgcattccACGCACATAGTACTTAGATGtatagttaaaaaaattaacgaAAAAATACTAATTTGGTAAGAAAAAAGGTGCTTTATACAAGCGAGTGTGCACATATATTCTGCATATATGTGTATGGATATAAGCATGcactaaaatattatttatataatatagtagAGTTTTATGAAAGGCCAAGAAAAACCATCCTCAGCGCATTTGTTCTTCACgattttgattattttgattatctGACCATTTTGATTATCTGACCATTTTGATTATCTGACCATTTTGATTATCTGACCATTTTGATTATCTGACCATTTTGATTATTTGACCATTTTGATTATCTGACCATTTTGATTATTTGACCATTTTGATTATTGTATGTTTTGCTGGATATAAGCGAAAGACGCGTCTTGGTAATTTCGGTAAGCAAACAgataaagatataaatttCCATACGGATTTTTTTGGggtttataattttgtggGTTATCAAAAATGATGAGTTAGTTTTCTTCAATGCAAGATGAATCTATTCCTAATTCTTTTAAaacttttttataattttcaacatttctaattaaaattttttctaTTGGACCTAACAATCTTTTAAAACCTTTTCGTTCTAAATGTACTACTTGACATGTACTTTCTGCTTTTACAGTAGCAGCTCTTGGCTGATTTCTTAAAAGAGCTAACTCACCAAAATAATCGCCTTTTGTATATGTTTTAATAACCTGACCATTTTTTAAAGCAGTAGCTTTTCCatcaattaaaatataaaatgtatctCCTTGTTCACcttcatttattataatatcaCCAGTATTAAATGTTTTTGATTTTAAACAATCAGCAACTTTAGATCTTTCATATGGATCCATATCCTTTAATACAGTTACCtgttttaatatatcttcatacatttgtcttttttttgctatattatcttttattatatatgtaaatgaTTCTCTATCTAATGCCCATAAATGACATTTAGTTAAAGCTTTAGCTGTTGCTGCTctttttgaattatataataaagctAGCTCTCCAAATACATCCTTTGATTTTAATGTTGTTAATACTTCTTTTTTATTgtcttttgttttatatatttcaatttCTCCTTCATCTATTACATATAATAAGTCTCCTTCATCTCcttcatttattatattaacacCTTTTTCTACATGTTCATCAAAAAATGCATCGATAATTGTTTCCATTtctgaattatttaaatgattaAATAGAAATGATTCATTTAATGCTTCAcgaatttttttcttttctttattatcttttttatgAACTTTAGCTACAAaattttctttctttttattCCATTCTCCATATGCTTCAGCACTAACTGACATTCTTTTTGATTGTCTCACTTCTATATGTTCAATATCCAAAGGGTTTGAATCCATATCTTTTTTGTTTGTTTCACTAAGACAGTCTGTTTCGTCGTCATCACTTGAGCACTCCTCGACTATGTTTGAGtcaaaaaaagaagaaaaaaaggatgaaaaaaaagaagaaaatgtatgtatgtaCGTACGTATGTATGCacgtatgtatgtatgcacgtatgtatgtatgcacgtatgtatgtatgcacgtatgtatgtatttatgtataaatgGGTAACGAAAAGAAATGAATATATACggtttatttaaaaatacttacttattaaattgtttttatttattaggGGAACATCTTTATTAGCATTCGCTGACTTATCTTTGTTTGACAATACATCATTTCCATCTTCTCTTTTATTTAATGATAACCCATTTGATAAGGTGTCTTTATTCCCATGTTTACTTTCCTTAGAGCTATCTGTATTATCATGGTTTTTACTATTATTTCTAATTTTGTTTGAATATTCTTGAAATTGTGTTTGTATATCGTTGTCTGCCATTTTTAGATTTTTATCTTCTGATTCTCCTTTCCCTTCTCGCctttaaagaaaaataaaaagcataaaagtattatttttttaatcacTATTATATAAGCATACAAACACAAGCacaatcatatatatatggttgAATTTTTGAGTAAAAGTTAAAGATAAATTAACAGAATACAAATATTATTCgttatattatattctttATGTTTAGTGCAAACACTTATTtactttatattattattgctataAAGTTAAAGCTACTTTTTTTCGCTagcttattttattattactgcttatttatttatgtattgttaatataaatattggttTGCTTATGTATTgtcaatattattaatatatggtTTAAGGTTCTAATAGCAATATGTTTGGAAATTTAAATCGAATAATCTGGTTATTGATATGGtattattttagaaaatttattttcattttctttatcattattttaattatgcCAAGAATAAGttgctttaattttttgtattcatttttcattatatgtgtaaaaatatatacgatatatttttttgtgaatCTTACCATGTGCACACATTgcccattttattatttctcaAAAATATGGGGAAGATATTTTAAGAATACGAtaaagttatatatttattttgtataatttgaCTAAAATTTTGTTTTGGTCATAACTATTTAATTCAGATTGTTTGAAAAGTtgcataaaaattatataaaattaatatgtatacatgCACACCTATATATTGTGTATTTTGTTTTTGGTTATTCTTTTATTTGCTTATTTCcctttttcatttctttttatGTAATTTTGAAGAAATAAAGGTTTAACTAAATGACGAATTAAAAAAGTGTAATATTCGATACGTgtgtatatattacataCTAATTAATACAAAACAATCCAAAGAATGTAAAATAccatgaaaataatatatatattatatatgcgaAAACTATATAAAGTTAATTGTtacgaaaaaataaaaaaggaggaaaaacaataaataaatatatatatatatttaaattaattttgttCAGGCATAGACAGAAaggaacaaaataataaaataaataaatataaataaataaataaataaatatgtaaatatgtaaatatgcTTGTAGAAATAATTATTTCTATATACGTTTTGTTATATTACATGtagtatatacatatgctcTGTAAATTAACTTATTGTAAGTGCAATcgcatataatattttgccAAGCTTATTTTTAAAGGGCAAAACATATAGTACGAGACATATGGCTTTTCTCAAAAATATTggtcattatatatatatactaaattttattattttctttttttctttttttctttttttctatttttatgcttttctttttttatgcTTTAATAGTTTGCTGCGTGGTATGTTATATAACGttacaaaaattattaagaaaaaaaaataatacttgaAAAGCTGCATGACTTAATAATGCGGCTAATATTTGTTAGTGAGGAATATAATTTCACGTTTTATACTTTTAAACagttttttgaatatttggttaaaaatatatacaaattatgagaatatacataatatccTCATACGAgacaattattatttagggcttaaaaaaacataaaaacaaaaataaacacAAGCACATATATTGCATACGCAAATGtgagtatatatattttactttttaaaaataagtCATAATGCTTAAGCATATTAATACTGTTTTAAACATTTTGAACCATAGACATACGGAAATAATTAATCTTTCTCacttttacatttttttacaaatttattaccttataaaaattatatatgtgaaaaaacaaataattaatattttaacatGGCTAACCAATAAgtgaagataaaaataaaataaaccatatgaaataaaatgtgtGATAATTAGGAAAAATTATGTACTCTTTCTGTTTTTAaagaatattaaaaaaaatagtgaaatgatgttattattaatttgtgaACATTTTAGACctttcaatttttttgattGCCACaactatttaaaataatatactattttaattaaaatataaaatatgtagctaatatataattgggaaaattatataaagttATTCTagtatatttgtatatacgttatttaatttgaaaagAATGCTACCTGAAATAAAAACAGTAAatgcttaaaaaaaaaaaaaaaaaaaaaaattttgaacTATTATGTGAGCCAACATTTATTCACATTACATAATTATTCttgttttaaattttctatatttctTTTAGTTGTAATTAAACAGGGGAATTATGTTTTAGCCTtttagtaaaaatataaaataattaaaaatttacatatatagtattatgaaataaaaatatattaattaggaaaaaaacatatatttatatatacaaggaaaaaaggaaaatatattcatatatttatatatagcaGGTAAATAGGCCAATCTGATAAATACGAGGAAAATATTTCAGTGAGCCATCAATTTatcattaataatttaattaactaaaaaaaaataattaatattttaataaagaaTAATTGTTCTATTTATTTAAGCACCATAAAtgtaaatttgttaaaattttgaattataattttttcataaaaatgtCTGTGAGGAAATAATGTTAGTAAACTTTCGATATGTAAAATAAAGATtaccaaaatatatatattatgcatataaatatatatatctttttaaattgcgtattcattttttttacttttacatttttttttttttttttttaattactgCTCATAAAGAGTACGAAAATAAAACCAAATTGTTTTAACATTCTAATaagtaaaatataatgagAAGATTgtatgaacaaaaaaatatgtgttaaatatatacatatgaacaaataaataataaatatgtaaataataatatgttacGAAATGAGGGATGAGTTATTacgaaattttattttaaaaaaatttcctTAAATAcatgttatttatttatataattacatagttttctacatttcctttttgttttattgttttaCTATTAAATGATAATTGTAGGATGAGTGAAAAGTGggaaaaagagaaaataatatttaaaaaaaaaaaaaaaatatatatatatatatagtttaaAGTAAAACAAAATGACCATAAATGAGAATAGAATGCGAATAATACCCATGGATGATACAAAGAATTATTCCGGAagtgaagaaaatgatacaATAAATTTGGAAAATAATTCAAACGATTTAAGTAGTTACCAGAATTTTCTTATTGGTGGCCCCAATACAGagtcatataaatatacagaCAAAAATTGTCATGCACttgtaaaaaaagaaaaaaaaaatccaaCTAGCCATCAAACAGCTaataattatcattataaGAGTAGTAATGGAAGTATAAAACATATGCATTTAATGAAACGTAAAAAAGGGTTTATAGGAAAAGATCCATATTGTAGTACTCATTTAATATTGGGTAGTGGACGAagcaataaaaaattaaaaaaaaaatttttatggAATCGGGGTATAGATCAAAATACAAATGTATCCGAATTATCTTATATTCGcgattttgaaaataattcatttatGCATGATAATTCTCAACATTTAGttttatatgataataataataatagatatatgGATTATTCAAGAAATGCAAAAGAAATTCGAAGTGAAAAAATgagatatttttttgtatattctCCTGATATTATACAAAGATGGTTAAGagttatatttaatattataattacatCATTAATAGTCacacttatttattttatatttatatcaataagagaagatataaataaaaaagttgcTATTCAAGTTCAAAATGTAAAAGAAGAATCAAATACATgcaaaaaacaatattatgCTCATAAATGTGGAACTGTAAATTTACcattattaaatgaaaaatgtgAAGAATGGTTAAAATGTATGAACACAGATCATAAATTATATCAagatatatcttttttatcaGCTCAAATGTTAGGACAAATTATGAATGCATTTATAGTTCAATTTGAATGGAAAAGTATATGTGTTATCGCTTTTATATTCcttcttatttttattggaAGTAATTATGCATTATCAATAGGTGGAGCTAATAAaactaataataatgattataatttatataaccCTATTATGAATCCATCTCATGGTATTCCACCATATTCTccttattttaatttttatccCTATATGTCACCACCAttgaattataataatccATATAATCCAGATTTTACACTAATGAACACTTCATATCTTcacaataaatattttcaagataataattttaatagaaGTCCTTACAATTATTCTAGTTCATATCAACAACATAATAATGGTCATAATGATTCAAATAATTCAGTTTCaagaaataaagaaaattcagaaaattataatcaaAATCAAAAAGATGGGAACAAAGATTCCAAAAAAGTTGggtttttgaaatatttaacCAGAGATTTTaagtaaattatttttctatttcaaaaaaaaaaaaaaaaaaaaaaaaaatctgttattttttattttattttttaaaatgaattaaaaatttaatgaataaataaatgcacACTATATGTGTGCGTACATGGATACGcacattataattttagttTGTTTAAAACGAGGAAATCTCACTAAAAAATTGGGTGTTTAGTTTATATCTTATCCATATATAATACTAGTCTAATCAAATTTGACAATACACACAAAACGCTATGCATTTAATTACAtgcataatattttcatatgtCTATTGTGTGTGTATTTTGTATGCATACATGTTTAtattagttttatttttcactGATTTTttggtatatttttttgagttaaaaaaaatgtatatatatattattatatatatgaattttttcaaTGTCATTTTATCTTTCAGTATATTATGAATTACTCTTCATACCATTATTATGATAACTTTTTTGTCTTTCcatcttttatttattcagtTGTTTTTCTGGTTATTTCGtcagttatttttttatttttttattttttatttttttattttttattctttattcttttattatttattctttattcttttattattttgttaattttctTATTTCTATAAAATAAACATGAATTACTTGATTTGTGTGTGCATTTTTTCCCACAACATTTTATAAGCTTATTAAACATGCTAAAAtgtagaattaaaaaaaataataacaaattaactaaatgatgatattgaaaaatatgtGGACAAACTTTATCTCGATATTCACGCAATTTATATCAGTATATATAAAGTTCATAGTTCCGAtatgttttcattttttatccataaaatatttataaaataagacTAAGTTGCTTTATTAGGTTACCCTtgatatgttttattaaatgtGTTATGAGGTCGGTgatatattaacaaaaaattgATTTTAGagttttaaaataaaataaaactttttataaaacaaaGTTATATAAACTATAGTTTGTTGAAAAGATATtcatatgtgtatatatgaagatgataaaaaaaaatttcttaaaatatgtattaaaacaaatgcatatacaaaaaaaaaaaaaaaaaaaattaaagaaaactatataatatagtGTTTAaagtacatttttttttacacacaATATTTAGCTgtaacttataaaatatcaaaatacaTAAGTTTATTCATTTTACTCAATTTAGCATAAATTTGAGATGAAtgttttctatttttttgttttaataaagatatattttttcttataagTACAGCATGGTCACTAATCATAATAAGTAAAtcgttttctttttttgttcttgtatcatataatttaaatccTAATAATTCATCGGGATCATAATTagtaattatattattttttttttcatctacATATTCTTGTTGTTCTGGTAGTTGTaattcattttgtttattttgattttgtattttatcagatatatctttttttatatcatttaatttattatctttgtttggtaaattattattttttttttttttgccttttttaaatttcataattttaaacccttttcctctttttttttgaactTTGATTTCATCCAGTCCAATCATTTTCCCATGTCCATTTTttgaaagaaaaataattttaatatttttaagattctctaaattatttt contains these protein-coding regions:
- a CDS encoding cAMP-dependent protein kinase regulatory subunit, putative, which gives rise to MGNVCTWREGKGESEDKNLKMADNDIQTQFQEYSNKIRNNSKNHDNTDSSKESKHGNKDTLSNGLSLNKREDGNDVLSNKDKSANANKDVPLINKNNLIIEECSSDDDETDCLSETNKKDMDSNPLDIEHIEVRQSKRMSVSAEAYGEWNKKKENFVAKVHKKDNKEKKKIREALNESFLFNHLNNSEMETIIDAFFDEHVEKGVNIINEGDEGDLLYVIDEGEIEIYKTKDNKKEVLTTLKSKDVFGELALLYNSKRAATAKALTKCHLWALDRESFTYIIKDNIAKKRQMYEDILKQVTVLKDMDPYERSKVADCLKSKTFNTGDIIINEGEQGDTFYILIDGKATALKNGQVIKTYTKGDYFGELALLRNQPRAATVKAESTCQVVHLERKGFKRLLGPIEKILIRNVENYKKVLKELGIDSSCIEEN
- a CDS encoding nucleus export protein BRR6, putative produces the protein MTINENRMRIIPMDDTKNYSGSEENDTINLENNSNDLSSYQNFLIGGPNTESYKYTDKNCHALVKKEKKNPTSHQTANNYHYKSSNGSIKHMHLMKRKKGFIGKDPYCSTHLILGSGRSNKKLKKKFLWNRGIDQNTNVSELSYIRDFENNSFMHDNSQHLVLYDNNNNRYMDYSRNAKEIRSEKMRYFFVYSPDIIQRWLRVIFNIIITSLIVTLIYFIFISIREDINKKVAIQVQNVKEESNTCKKQYYAHKCGTVNLPLLNEKCEEWLKCMNTDHKLYQDISFLSAQMLGQIMNAFIVQFEWKSICVIAFIFLLIFIGSNYALSIGGANKTNNNDYNLYNPIMNPSHGIPPYSPYFNFYPYMSPPLNYNNPYNPDFTLMNTSYLHNKYFQDNNFNRSPYNYSSSYQQHNNGHNDSNNSVSRNKENSENYNQNQKDGNKDSKKVGFLKYLTRDFK